In Chloroflexota bacterium, the sequence CTGGGCGTGCATTTCATCGGCAGCGAATTCACCACTGGTGACCGCCAACGTGGACGCATTGATACTCTTGGCATTGACCAAGACGGTTTCCCAACGATCATTGAATACAAGAAAACCACTAAAGAGAACGTTATCAACCAGGGCTTGTTTTATCTGGATTGGCTTGTCGATCATAAAGGTGATTTCACGCTGGCCGCACAGGAAACCCTGGGCATGGAAATTGAGATTGATTGGAGCGCACCGCGCCTGATTTTGATTGCCGAGAGTTTT encodes:
- a CDS encoding DUF91 domain-containing protein, with protein sequence MPLYQIQIDEPVSQIKPASFASERELQRLFEANLLQFLGVHFIGSEFTTGDRQRGRIDTLGIDQDGFPTIIEYKKTTKENVINQGLFYLDWLVDHKGDFTLAAQETLGMEIEIDWSAPRLILIAESF